In Miscanthus floridulus cultivar M001 chromosome 5, ASM1932011v1, whole genome shotgun sequence, one genomic interval encodes:
- the LOC136455232 gene encoding CLAVATA3/ESR (CLE)-related protein 10-like, translating to MKHSHCLRLLLLVSILVASSAVTVSSNKETTWEKAGKAARAPVQLADEAFLARLCDREQQRGRPPRILRPWCTQLHARRQGAHQYHHLPTLPPSRDDEQIDPRYEVSKRLVPSGPNRLHN from the coding sequence ATGAAGCACTCGCATTGCCTCCGTTTGCTTTTGTTGGTCTCCATCCTTGTGGCCTCGTCGGCCGTCACCGTGTCGTCTAACAAAGAGACGACATGGGAGAAGGCCGGGAAGGCGGCGAGGGCGCCGGTGCAGCTGGCCGACGAGGCCTTCCTCGCCCGCCTCTGCGACCGCGAGCAGCAGCGCGGGCGGCCACCGCGGATCCTCCGCCCTTGGTGCACGCAGCTTCACGCCAGGCGCCAAGGCGCCCACCAGTACCACCACCTGCCGACGCTGCCGCCCAGCCGCGACGACGAGCAGATAGACCCGCGCTACGAGGTGTCCAAGCGGCTCGTGCCGAGCGGGCCTAACAGGCTGCACAACTGA
- the LOC136453298 gene encoding early nodulin-like protein 19: MATATRLLLVVLLLFAATPAPSLAESFVVGGRKQRWEPNVNYTGWADQQQFHVGDWLEFKYEKGKYDVVQVNQTAYAACDASSPILSYSRGHNFVFQLNQTGRFYFICSRGYCWNGMKVSVLVQAPPASSPAPHASSASAGAAAGVWCAALAASLGWAVVRRLPFRV; encoded by the exons ATGGCTACCGCGACGCGCCTCCTCCTCGTGGTGCTCCTCCTCTTCGCGGCGACACCGGCGCCGTCCCTCGCGGAAAGCTTCGTCGTCGGAGGCAGGAAACAACGCTGGGAACCCAACGTCAACTATACAGGCTGGGCGGACCAGCAGCAGTTCCACGTCGGCGACTGGCTCG AATTCAAGTACGAGAAGGGCAAGTACGACGTGGTGCAGGTGAACCAGACGGCGTACGCGGCGTGCGACGCCAGCAGCCCCATCCTCAGCTACAGCCGCGGCCACAACTTCGTCTTCCAGCTCAACCAGACGGGCCGGTTCTACTTCATCTGCAGCCGCGGCTACTGCTGGAATGGCATGAAGGTCTCCGTGCTCGTCCAGGCGCCGCCCGCGTCGTCGCCGGCGCCCCACGCGTCAAGCGCCAGTGCAGGTGCGGCGGCCGGGGTTTGGTGTGCGGCTCTCGCTGCCTCGCTGGGCTGGGCGGTGGTCAGGCGGTTACCGTTTCGGGTCTAA
- the LOC136453297 gene encoding protein RETARDED ROOT GROWTH, mitochondrial-like, with protein MGRLRACCRLRRFLGPPPPPQAPPPGQPLARGSNAGAAHLPPFSRLFSSASAAAAIAPHDARDSGLGGSAYWAWIRAATESAPAPSPPQEEEDEGPARYIPVKAYFLSTSIDLKSMQAEHGNDIVPPSTRSLNYIALRYSEFPPEIMNIGVKDNRFCYRYVVVFQYGSAVLFNIADHEAEYYLDIIRKHASGWLPEMRKDDYAVVEKPSLTTWMKGGLDYIVLKSLDTDGIRIISSVLGQSIALDHYIRQVDDMVEEFTEINRVMEKTGNFTMQRKKLFQLVGKANSNLADVIIRLGLFDRSEIAWKNANYAQILEYLREEYELNQRFGSLDFKLKFVEHNIHFLQEVLQNRRSDLLEWGVIILLIIEIAISLYEIVKDSMIS; from the exons ATGGGGCGGCTTCGCGCGTGCTGCCGTCTCCGCCGCTTCctcgggccgccgccgccgccacaagcGCCGCCACCGGGCCAACCTCTGGCTCGCGGGTCCAATGCTGGCGCGGCTCACTTACCGCCTTTCTCGAGGCTTTTCTCATCAGCTTCGGCGGCCGCGGCCATCGCGCCCCACGACGCACGCGACTCGGGCCTCGGCGGCTCGGCGTACTGGGCTTGGATTCGCGCGGCGACCGAGTCGGCCCCGGCGCCCTCGCCgccacaggaggaggaggacgagggccCGGCACGCTACATCCCCGTCAAGGCCTACTTCCTCTCCACCAG CATTGATCTGAAGAGCATGCAAGCGGAGCACGGAAATGATATCGTACCTCCGTCGACCCGTTCGCTTAATTACATTGCACTTCGGTACTCCGAGTTCCCACCTGAGATTATG AACATTGGAGTGAAGGACAATAGATTTTGCTATCGCTATGTGGTTGTTTTTCAGTATGGTTCTGCTGTGCTTTTCAACATTGCGGATCATGAAGCCGAGTACTATCTTGATATAATTAGGAAGCATGCTTCAGGATGGCTTCCAGAGATGAGAAAAGATG ATTATGCAGTGGTCGAGAAACCATCCTTGACAACATGGATGAAAGGAGGTCTTGACTATATAGTTCTTAAAAGTTTAGACACAGACGGGATTCGCATAATTTCAAGTGTTCTTGGTCAAAGTATCGCCCTTGATCATTATATTCGGCAG GTCGATGATATGGTTGAGGAATTCACTGAAATTAATCGTGTCATGGAAAAAACTGGCAACTTCACCATGCAAAGAAAAAAACTCTTTCAACTTGTGGGCAAGGCTAATTCTAATCTTGCAGATGTTATCATCAGACTTGGTCTTTTTGACAG GTCGGAAATTGCTTGGAAAAATGCAAATTATGCACAAATTCTAGAGTATCTTCGGGAGGAATATGAACTCAATCAGCGTTTTGGAAGCCTTGACTTCAAACTGAAATTTGTGGAG CACAACATTCATTTTCTTCAAGAGGTCCTCCAAAATAGACGGTCCGATCTGCTGGAGTGGGGTGTCATAATCCTGCTAATTATTGAGATTGCCATCTCATTATATGAAATTGTCAAGGACTCCATGATCTCTTAG